In one Cervus elaphus chromosome 9, mCerEla1.1, whole genome shotgun sequence genomic region, the following are encoded:
- the LOC122700723 gene encoding adhesion G protein-coupled receptor E1-like, with amino-acid sequence MWSFSFLLFWGCCGIYSWEMLTSSSLESMTWRERPRRSPSNLDAKGCTDTTMCPAHATCTNTSTSYYCACKGGFLSSNGLKTFKGPGVECKDIDECSQRPTPCGSNSICRNLPGRYRCSCRTGFSSPTGNNWTPGKGGRFTCRDVDECANSKSCPEHSTCHNSLGSYSCVCNPGYVSRSGKKSFQGPGETCQDIDECSQKPPPCGPNSVCRNLPGKYECSCLTGFSSPTGNNWIPGKPGNFTCKDINECLSRGVCPEHSECTNSLGSYRCSCKVGFTSKNSICEGTENRIFFSYSMN; translated from the exons ATgtggagcttcagttttctcctcttttgGG GGTGTTGTGGTATATACTCCTGGGAAATGTTAACATCATCCTCACTGGAATCAATGACATGGC GTGAACGGCCACGGCGGTCACCATCGAATCTTG ATGCGAAGGGGTGTACAGATACCACCATGTGTCCAGCGCATGCAACCTGCACCAACACTTCAACAAGTTACTACTGCGCTTGCAAAGGAGGCTTCTTGTCCAGCAACGGATTGAAGACATTCAAGGGCCCAGGAGTGGAATGCAAAG ATATAGATGAATGCTCTCAGAGGCCCACACCATGTGGCTCTAACTCAATCTGCAGAAACCTGCCTGGGAGATATAGGTGCAGCTGTAGGACTGGCTTCTCTTCTCCCACTGGAAATAACTGGACACCAGGAAAGGGAGGTCGCTTCACCTGTAGAG ATGTGGATGAATGTGCCAATTCCAAAAGTTGCCCAGAGCATTCGACTTGCCATAACAGTCTTGGAAGCTACTCTTGCGTCTGCAACCCAGGATATGTATCCAGAAGTGGAAAGAAGAGTTTCCAGGGACCAGGGGAGACGTGTCAAG ataTAGATGAATGTTCTCAAAAGCCCCCACCTTGTGGTCCTAACTCAGTCTGCAGAAACCTGCCAGGAAAGTATGAGTGCAGCTGTTTGACTGGTTTCTCTTCTCCCACCGGAAATAACTGGATCCCTGGAAAGCCGGGAAATTTCACCTGTAAAG ACATTAATGAATGCCTCTCCCGTGGGGTCTGCCCTGAGCATTCTGAGTGCACCAACTCTTTGGGAAGCTACCGTTGCAGCTGCAAAGTTGGATTCACCTCTAAAAACTCCATCTGCGAAGGTACAGAGAACCGGATCTTTTTTAGCTACTCAATGAATTAA